The following coding sequences are from one Triticum aestivum cultivar Chinese Spring chromosome 5A, IWGSC CS RefSeq v2.1, whole genome shotgun sequence window:
- the LOC123103707 gene encoding uncharacterized protein: MDHMTIEPDERRAMSVASSLLGSALVVAPNQRYPAVPDEILQCGVHPQGTGFYNLAKYGFEKLREAVRKFQADVSGGKKTIELGGCQVSAQIWVLDNMDFGNSNVTSTRLPRLSAYSGDKIKELIGLDERYPGRLKTKPENWKDNINWVWHSMMSDNPPDLGIHSPPIELGAIVDDGVEKIFRDAVTAWCIKHPGSICDGRAGGRMMPPWRSSCRGSRTTKKILLEISWMHSLLQDQNQ, from the exons ATGGATCACATGACCATAGAACCAGATGAGCGTAGGGCAATGTCAGTTGCATCCTCTTTATTGGGATCTGCTCTGGTCGTAGCACCAAACCAAAGATATCCTGCTGTACCAGATGAGATCCTACAGTGTGGTGTGCATCCACAAGGCACTGGGTTCTACAACCTTGCAAAGTATGGATTTGAAAAACTTAGGGAAGCAGTACGGAAATTCCAAGCCGATGTCAGTGGAGGCAAGAAAACTATAGAGCTTGGAGGATGCCAGGTATCAGCACAG ATTTGGGTGTTGGACAACATGGACTTTGGCAACTCAAATGTGACATCTACACGCCTGCCGAGGTTATCAGCCTACTCTGGTGACAAGATAAAAGAACTAATTGGTCTAGATGAGCGATACCCTGGGCGGCTCAAG ACCAAACCAGAAAACTGGAAGGACAACATCAACTGGGTTTGGCACTCCATGATGTCAGATAATCCACCAGACCTTGGCATACATAGC CCACCCATAGAGCTTGGGGCTATCGTGGATGACGGGGTTGAAAAGATCTTCAGAGATGCGGTTACAGCATGGTGTATCAAACATCCAGGTTCCATTTGTGATGGACGTGCTggggggaggatgatgccaccatGGAGAAGTTCCTGCAGGGGATCAAGGACAACAAAAAAGATTTTGTTAGAAATCTCATGGATGCATTCGCTGCTACAAGATCAAAATCAATGA